Proteins from a single region of Streptomyces griseiscabiei:
- a CDS encoding MarR family winged helix-turn-helix transcriptional regulator — MIDKLESLRLIERRPHPTDRRAKQLALTPEGVELRERLLKVLAEEPLFAGLTQDEQDALEGLLKRALSRNEALQA; from the coding sequence GTGATCGACAAGCTGGAGAGCCTGCGGCTGATAGAACGCCGCCCCCACCCCACCGACCGCCGGGCCAAGCAGCTTGCCCTGACCCCGGAGGGCGTCGAGCTGCGGGAACGGCTGCTGAAGGTCCTGGCCGAAGAACCCCTGTTCGCTGGCCTGACCCAGGACGAGCAGGACGCACTGGAGGGTCTGCTCAAGCGGGCCCTGTCCCGCAATGAAGCCCTCCAGGCCTGA
- a CDS encoding ABC transporter ATP-binding protein, with the protein MNESWDPAGPAVATRAVTKTYANGVRAVRGVDLDVPAGEIRAVVGENGAGKSTLMKLFYGLEQPTSGEILIGGRPRVLRGPAPAIALGVGMVHQNLMLVPSFTVAQNVVLGVEPGRRGLVDAKAAAEATARLAEEAGLAVDPLARIDEVSVGMRQRAEILKALHRRARILILDEPTAVLTPQETEDLFAAVRRLRDGGMTVLFISHKLREVREISDRVSVMRAGTLVGTVTTADTTEHSLAAMMVGREMSLDVARAPARRAGTTLRVRGLAYAAPTGQSLHGLDFDVAAGEIVGVAGIEGNGQTELAEILAGLRRPSAGSVRVGDTDTAGLDVEGHRRAGIGYIPEDRLHDGAALDESIADNLVVDRHDRPPLARRGILRPAAVRAHAEQLVADYAIRTPDPSVPVRALSGGNMQKVVVARELSAGPRLLIASQITRGVDIGAMRFMYERLVAARDEGAAVLLVSADLTELLALSDRLLVLKDGRLVGRFDDTTDLTEKKVGLHMLGVEHHGPARLRAGLDDDGAADSGKAATA; encoded by the coding sequence ATGAACGAGTCATGGGACCCGGCCGGGCCCGCCGTCGCCACCCGCGCGGTCACCAAGACCTACGCCAACGGCGTCCGCGCGGTCCGCGGTGTCGACCTCGACGTACCCGCCGGTGAGATCCGCGCGGTCGTCGGCGAGAACGGCGCCGGCAAGTCCACGCTGATGAAACTGTTCTACGGCCTGGAGCAGCCCACGTCCGGCGAGATCCTCATCGGCGGCCGGCCCCGCGTCCTGCGCGGCCCCGCCCCCGCGATCGCGCTCGGCGTCGGCATGGTCCACCAGAACCTGATGCTGGTGCCGTCCTTCACGGTCGCCCAGAACGTCGTCCTCGGCGTCGAACCCGGCCGCCGCGGACTGGTCGACGCGAAGGCCGCCGCCGAGGCGACCGCCCGGCTCGCCGAGGAGGCCGGACTCGCCGTCGACCCGCTGGCCCGTATCGACGAGGTGTCCGTCGGTATGCGCCAGCGCGCCGAGATCCTCAAGGCCCTGCACCGCCGCGCCCGCATCCTGATCCTGGACGAACCGACCGCCGTGCTCACCCCGCAGGAGACGGAGGACCTCTTCGCCGCCGTACGACGGCTGCGGGACGGCGGGATGACCGTGCTGTTCATCTCGCACAAGCTGCGCGAGGTGCGGGAGATCAGCGACCGGGTGAGCGTGATGCGGGCCGGGACGCTGGTGGGGACCGTCACCACCGCCGACACCACCGAGCACTCGCTCGCCGCGATGATGGTGGGCCGGGAGATGTCCCTCGACGTGGCCCGCGCCCCGGCGAGGCGCGCGGGTACCACGCTGCGCGTGCGGGGCCTCGCCTACGCCGCCCCGACCGGGCAGTCCCTGCACGGCCTCGACTTCGACGTCGCCGCCGGCGAGATCGTCGGCGTGGCCGGGATCGAGGGCAACGGGCAGACCGAACTCGCCGAGATCCTCGCCGGGTTGCGGCGGCCGAGCGCGGGGAGCGTACGCGTCGGCGACACCGACACGGCCGGACTGGACGTCGAGGGACACCGCCGCGCCGGTATCGGCTACATCCCCGAGGACCGGCTCCACGACGGGGCCGCGCTGGACGAGTCGATCGCCGACAACCTCGTCGTCGACCGCCACGACCGGCCGCCCCTCGCCCGCCGGGGCATCCTGCGCCCGGCGGCCGTACGCGCCCACGCCGAACAACTCGTGGCGGACTACGCCATCCGCACCCCCGACCCGTCCGTGCCCGTCCGCGCGCTGTCCGGCGGCAATATGCAGAAGGTCGTCGTCGCCCGCGAACTCTCCGCCGGACCAAGGCTGTTGATCGCCTCCCAGATCACGCGCGGCGTGGACATCGGCGCCATGCGCTTCATGTACGAGCGTCTCGTCGCCGCCCGCGACGAGGGCGCCGCCGTCCTTCTCGTCTCCGCCGACCTCACCGAACTCCTCGCGCTCTCCGACCGGTTGCTCGTCCTCAAGGACGGCCGGCTCGTCGGCCGCTTCGACGACACCACGGACCTCACGGAGAAGAAGGTCGGCCTCCACATGCTCGGCGTCGAACACCACGGACCCGCTCGGCTGCGAGCCGGGCTGGACGACGACGGCGCCGCTGACTCCGGGAAGGCGGCCACCGCATGA
- a CDS encoding BMP family lipoprotein produces the protein MTMRSYGPGAAVAVAGMLVLTACGGSGSGDSGSAASGKTRIKLVVNGGLGDKSFFDSAYEGLKRAEGKLGYELKVVELGSDRTKWEPGFEDAAAADDYDILAAGTFDVTDYIGELAPQYPDKKFWVFDSAVDYSGKNGCSNKCENVYSVTFKQNEGGYLAGFLAEKLVAEKALKGAESLNKVGVIGGVKIPVIEDFVVGFKAGFKAAGGKNSDVLVQYVGGDKPFGDPARGKEISTAMYGQGAALVWPVAGLSGLGTFESAASAGRYTFGVDSDQYQTLTDNAQKNTVVTSILKNVGNALYQAAENDKKDAVKYGAVQSVGLDEDAVGYVDDDHFRELVPEKIRTELQDAADQVKSGSVTVPSAF, from the coding sequence ATGACGATGAGAAGTTACGGACCGGGCGCCGCCGTCGCGGTGGCGGGAATGCTGGTACTGACCGCGTGCGGGGGATCGGGTTCCGGTGACTCCGGGTCGGCCGCCTCCGGAAAGACCCGGATCAAATTGGTGGTCAACGGCGGACTCGGCGACAAGTCGTTCTTCGACTCCGCCTACGAGGGCCTGAAGCGGGCCGAGGGCAAGCTCGGCTACGAGTTGAAGGTCGTCGAGCTGGGCTCGGACCGCACCAAGTGGGAGCCGGGCTTCGAGGACGCCGCGGCGGCCGACGACTACGACATCCTCGCGGCCGGCACCTTCGACGTCACCGACTACATCGGTGAACTCGCCCCGCAGTATCCGGACAAGAAGTTCTGGGTGTTCGACTCCGCCGTCGACTACAGCGGAAAGAACGGCTGTTCCAACAAGTGCGAGAACGTCTACTCGGTGACCTTCAAGCAGAACGAGGGGGGATATCTGGCCGGATTCCTCGCCGAGAAGCTGGTGGCCGAGAAGGCGCTCAAGGGAGCCGAATCCCTGAACAAGGTCGGCGTGATCGGCGGTGTGAAGATCCCCGTGATCGAGGACTTCGTCGTCGGATTCAAGGCCGGATTCAAGGCGGCCGGCGGTAAGAACTCCGACGTTCTCGTGCAGTACGTAGGCGGCGACAAGCCCTTCGGCGACCCCGCCAGGGGCAAGGAGATCTCCACCGCGATGTACGGACAGGGCGCGGCCCTCGTCTGGCCGGTCGCGGGGCTCTCCGGACTCGGCACCTTCGAATCGGCCGCGAGCGCCGGCCGCTACACCTTCGGCGTCGACTCCGACCAGTACCAGACGCTCACCGACAACGCCCAGAAGAACACCGTCGTCACCTCCATCCTCAAGAACGTCGGCAACGCCCTGTACCAGGCCGCCGAGAACGACAAGAAGGACGCGGTGAAGTACGGCGCCGTCCAGAGCGTCGGACTCGACGAGGACGCGGTCGGCTATGTGGACGACGACCACTTCCGCGAGCTGGTGCCGGAGAAGATCCGCACCGAACTCCAGGACGCGGCCGACCAGGTGAAGTCCGGGTCCGTCACGGTCCCCAGCGCCTTCTGA
- the deoD gene encoding purine-nucleoside phosphorylase — protein sequence MTLAQGTPHISAAPGDLAPLVLMPGDPRRARRIAETFLEGARLVTDVRGILGYTGTHRGTPMSVLASGMGIPSMSIYATELFRHYGARRIVRVGTAGALPATVRVRDVVIASAAHTDSGIGSRLVDGATLSLAPSYRLLRAAADAADAAGRESPDGAPPVHIGPVFSSDHFYLDRPALFEALERRGTLAVEMEAAGLYAVAEAEGGEALAVLTVSDHVRTGEALSAADRETCFDRAVRIAATALLADD from the coding sequence GTGACACTCGCCCAGGGCACTCCCCATATCTCCGCCGCACCCGGCGACCTCGCCCCGCTGGTGCTGATGCCGGGCGACCCGCGCCGCGCCCGCCGGATCGCCGAGACGTTTCTGGAAGGGGCCCGGCTCGTCACCGACGTACGCGGCATCCTCGGCTACACCGGAACCCACCGGGGCACCCCGATGTCCGTCCTCGCCTCCGGCATGGGCATCCCCTCGATGTCGATCTACGCGACGGAACTGTTCCGGCACTACGGGGCCCGCCGGATCGTCCGCGTCGGCACGGCGGGCGCGCTCCCCGCCACGGTCCGGGTCCGGGACGTCGTCATCGCGTCCGCCGCGCACACCGACTCCGGTATCGGCAGCCGCCTCGTGGACGGCGCGACCCTCTCCCTCGCCCCCTCCTACCGGCTGCTGCGCGCGGCAGCGGACGCGGCGGACGCCGCCGGACGCGAGTCGCCGGACGGGGCGCCGCCCGTGCACATCGGCCCCGTGTTCTCCAGCGACCACTTCTATCTCGACCGGCCCGCCCTCTTCGAGGCCCTCGAACGCCGGGGCACCCTCGCGGTCGAGATGGAGGCGGCGGGGCTGTACGCGGTCGCCGAGGCCGAGGGCGGCGAGGCCCTCGCCGTCCTCACCGTGTCCGACCATGTGCGCACCGGGGAGGCCCTGTCGGCCGCCGACCGGGAGACCTGCTTCGACCGGGCCGTACGCATCGCCGCGACGGCGCTGCTGGCCGACGACTGA
- a CDS encoding glutamine amidotransferase, producing MPRILVIGESWFTYTVHQKGFDAFHTAEYTEGGGVFLDALRTRGHEVTYVPAHEIPTRVPDTADGFDAYDVVVISDVGANSFQLPPETFNRSEPAPDRTELVRDFVERGGGVLMIGGYLTFSGIDARARWGRTPLAAALPVTLLDRDDRVELPSGAVPEAVGRHPVVAGLDRTWPALLGLNEVTVRPDAELLAECAGHPLLAVGDHGTGRSAAFTSDVAPHWAPPPFLAWDGYPKLWDRLMRWLAGEEL from the coding sequence ATGCCCCGCATCCTCGTCATCGGCGAGTCCTGGTTCACGTACACGGTCCACCAGAAGGGCTTCGACGCCTTCCACACCGCCGAGTACACCGAGGGCGGCGGCGTCTTCCTCGACGCGCTGCGCACCCGCGGCCACGAGGTGACGTACGTGCCCGCCCACGAGATACCCACCCGGGTCCCGGACACCGCCGACGGCTTCGACGCCTACGACGTCGTGGTCATCAGCGATGTCGGGGCCAACAGCTTCCAGCTGCCGCCGGAGACCTTCAACCGCTCCGAGCCCGCCCCCGACCGCACCGAACTCGTCCGGGACTTCGTCGAGCGCGGGGGAGGCGTACTGATGATCGGCGGCTATCTGACCTTCAGCGGTATCGACGCCCGCGCCCGCTGGGGCCGTACACCGCTGGCCGCCGCGCTGCCGGTGACCCTGCTCGACCGCGACGACCGGGTGGAACTGCCCTCCGGCGCCGTACCCGAGGCCGTCGGCCGGCACCCGGTGGTCGCGGGCCTCGACCGGACCTGGCCCGCGCTGCTCGGCCTCAACGAGGTCACCGTACGACCGGACGCCGAGCTGCTCGCGGAGTGCGCCGGGCATCCACTGCTCGCCGTCGGCGACCACGGCACGGGCCGCTCCGCCGCCTTCACCTCCGACGTGGCACCCCACTGGGCGCCACCCCCCTTCCTGGCCTGGGACGGCTACCCGAAGCTGTGGGACCGCCTGATGCGCTGGCTCGCCGGGGAGGAGCTGTGA
- a CDS encoding LacI family DNA-binding transcriptional regulator → MTRDLYGPGTAPDRPGPDPLRTGRDPLGHDRHAVRRAASIKDVAAAAGVSPTTVSHVLSGNRPVNEETAARVRGVVNRLGYVPASLARSLQAGSTSVIGLLIPDITNTFFAELAKGAEDAAHDLGYGLILCNTEFDADREDRYLGMIRSRFIDGMVYASGSPPSRRRLEALMGKFPIALADEEVEGLSGALIASADHEAGGRLVGEHLRTLGHRRALMLTGPRDLRSGAARAHGFREAFHGDVVERTGDFKEESGYRLVAELLDQGRFENRTAVFAANDLMAFGALAALREAGLTVPDDVSVVGFDDIRAASLINPPLTTVHQPAYDVGRTATAQLLQYVTRGEVPPASRHTLPVELKVRGSTAPPASH, encoded by the coding sequence ATGACCCGTGACCTGTACGGCCCCGGCACCGCCCCCGACCGGCCGGGCCCCGACCCGCTGAGAACGGGCCGCGATCCACTGGGCCACGACCGGCACGCCGTCCGCCGCGCCGCCTCCATCAAGGACGTGGCCGCGGCGGCCGGAGTCAGCCCCACCACCGTCTCCCATGTGCTCAGCGGGAACCGGCCCGTCAACGAGGAGACCGCCGCCCGGGTGCGCGGTGTCGTCAACCGGCTCGGCTACGTCCCCGCGTCGCTGGCCCGCAGCCTCCAGGCCGGGTCCACCTCCGTGATCGGGCTGCTGATCCCGGACATCACCAACACCTTCTTCGCCGAACTGGCCAAGGGCGCCGAGGACGCCGCCCACGACCTCGGCTACGGCCTGATCCTCTGCAACACCGAGTTCGACGCCGACCGCGAGGACCGCTACCTCGGCATGATCCGCAGCCGGTTCATCGACGGCATGGTGTACGCCTCCGGGTCCCCGCCCTCCCGGCGGCGGCTGGAGGCGCTGATGGGCAAGTTCCCGATCGCCCTCGCCGACGAGGAGGTCGAGGGGCTGAGCGGCGCGCTCATCGCCAGCGCCGACCACGAGGCGGGCGGCCGGCTGGTCGGTGAGCACCTGCGGACCCTCGGACACCGCCGGGCCCTGATGCTCACCGGCCCCCGTGACCTGCGCAGCGGCGCCGCCCGCGCGCACGGCTTCCGCGAGGCCTTCCACGGCGATGTGGTCGAGCGGACCGGCGACTTCAAGGAGGAGTCCGGGTACCGTCTGGTCGCCGAACTGCTCGACCAGGGCCGCTTCGAGAACCGTACGGCCGTGTTCGCGGCCAACGACCTGATGGCGTTCGGCGCGCTCGCCGCGCTCCGCGAGGCCGGGCTCACCGTGCCCGACGACGTCTCGGTGGTCGGCTTCGACGACATCCGCGCCGCCTCGCTGATCAACCCGCCCCTCACCACCGTCCACCAGCCCGCCTACGACGTCGGGCGCACCGCCACCGCGCAGCTCCTCCAGTACGTCACCCGGGGCGAGGTCCCGCCCGCCTCCCGGCACACCCTCCCCGTCGAACTGAAGGTGCGCGGGAGCACGGCCCCGCCCGCCTCCCACTGA
- a CDS encoding amidohydrolase, whose product MSDRTSPSAVPRHLLVRGCDVLRVPVEGECEILPGQDIVVEDGVIADVRPTGAQRPEEHGTEVIDGRGLLALPGLVNAHTHSPMVLMRGAAEDVTVEGWFNDRVWPMESNLTPEDVRAGALLACAEMIRSGVTTFADHYFFPERIAEAVAETGLRADIAPTYFSSGGPAALEAGVAFAETWHGGADGRVTVSLGPHAPYTVDDDDLRTLADHARRLGVRMHIHAAEHLEQTESSLRRRGITPIRVLHDTGVLDAGALVAHGCGIVQRDLPLLAEHADTTAVACCPKVYLKHALSPLTPVRDLLATGVTVAVGTDGAAGHNTLDVWEALRLVALTQKQAVRDATWMTVSDTLRMAVRGGARALGLQDRTGALEPGLRADIVLTDLSGPHCRPLHDPRAALVYSARAADVRTVVVDGRVLMRDGRLLTVDEPALLADADARVARLLDTSHGRAVQHYDP is encoded by the coding sequence ATGAGCGACAGAACGTCCCCTTCCGCCGTCCCCCGCCACCTCCTGGTGCGTGGCTGCGACGTGCTGCGCGTCCCGGTGGAGGGCGAGTGCGAGATCCTGCCCGGGCAGGACATCGTGGTCGAGGACGGTGTCATCGCGGACGTCCGGCCGACGGGGGCGCAGCGGCCGGAGGAGCACGGCACCGAAGTGATCGACGGGCGCGGGCTGCTGGCCCTGCCCGGCCTGGTGAACGCCCACACGCACAGCCCGATGGTGCTGATGCGGGGCGCGGCCGAGGACGTGACGGTCGAGGGCTGGTTCAACGACCGGGTGTGGCCGATGGAGTCCAACCTGACCCCCGAAGACGTACGCGCCGGGGCGCTGCTGGCCTGTGCCGAGATGATCCGGTCGGGCGTCACCACCTTCGCGGACCACTACTTCTTCCCCGAGCGGATCGCCGAGGCGGTCGCGGAGACGGGACTGCGGGCCGACATCGCGCCCACCTACTTCAGCAGCGGCGGCCCGGCGGCCCTGGAGGCCGGCGTCGCCTTCGCCGAGACCTGGCACGGCGGGGCCGACGGTCGGGTGACCGTCTCACTCGGGCCGCACGCCCCGTACACCGTCGACGACGACGACCTGCGGACCCTCGCCGACCACGCCCGGCGGCTCGGCGTGCGCATGCACATCCACGCCGCCGAGCACCTGGAGCAGACGGAGTCGAGCCTGCGGCGGCGCGGCATCACACCGATCCGGGTCCTGCACGACACCGGGGTCCTGGACGCCGGCGCCCTCGTCGCGCACGGCTGCGGCATCGTCCAGCGGGATCTGCCACTGCTCGCGGAGCACGCGGACACCACCGCCGTGGCCTGCTGCCCCAAGGTGTACCTCAAGCACGCGCTGTCCCCGCTGACCCCGGTCCGCGACCTGCTGGCCACCGGGGTCACCGTCGCCGTGGGCACGGACGGGGCCGCCGGGCACAACACGCTGGACGTGTGGGAGGCGCTGCGGCTGGTCGCGCTCACCCAGAAGCAGGCGGTGCGGGACGCGACCTGGATGACCGTCTCCGACACCCTGCGGATGGCCGTGCGCGGCGGCGCAAGGGCGCTGGGACTCCAGGACCGGACCGGTGCGCTGGAGCCGGGCCTGCGGGCCGACATCGTCCTCACCGATCTGTCCGGCCCGCACTGCCGCCCGCTGCACGACCCGCGCGCCGCGCTCGTCTACAGCGCCCGCGCCGCCGACGTACGCACGGTCGTCGTCGACGGGCGGGTCCTGATGCGCGACGGACGGCTGCTCACCGTCGACGAACCCGCCCTGCTCGCCGACGCGGACGCCCGGGTCGCGCGGCTCCTCGACACCTCGCACGGACGGGCGGTGCAGCACTATGACCCGTGA
- a CDS encoding LacI family DNA-binding transcriptional regulator produces MAGQRETEDQRARGTGAVKRVTLRDVALAAGVSHQTVSRAINGKGEIDPATQRRVLDVARQLRYRPSRFGRGLARQDVVSVGLIVPDVVNPFFPEFVAGVIAAADERGWQVLVASTENDRSRELALVRSLGQQVDALVGYVNHPDAQLEPYVGGVPLVLVDRGLDSTTHALVHIDTAAGIRAGTRHLVDRGHRRIGMIDCECLSAPMVRRRTFLELVGEHGLPVDEDWIVMAEQSPDGGAAAFEALHAAHPDLTAVVAFNDLVAIGALRGARRLGVRVPDDVALVGYDGLSVVDLVDPPLTTLHLDKRRLGELAIRQVDLLLAGEVPPPIVLTPTLRVRGTT; encoded by the coding sequence GTGGCCGGACAGCGGGAAACGGAAGACCAGCGGGCGCGGGGCACCGGAGCCGTCAAGCGCGTCACCCTTCGTGATGTCGCGCTGGCGGCGGGCGTGTCCCATCAGACCGTCTCCCGGGCGATCAACGGCAAGGGCGAGATCGACCCGGCGACGCAGCGGCGCGTACTCGATGTCGCGAGGCAACTGCGGTACCGGCCCAGCCGGTTCGGCCGCGGGCTCGCCCGGCAGGACGTGGTGTCCGTCGGGCTGATCGTCCCCGACGTGGTCAACCCCTTCTTCCCGGAGTTCGTGGCCGGGGTGATCGCGGCAGCGGACGAACGCGGCTGGCAGGTGCTCGTGGCCAGCACCGAGAACGACCGGTCACGGGAGCTGGCCCTGGTCCGCTCGCTCGGCCAACAGGTCGACGCCCTCGTCGGCTACGTCAACCATCCCGACGCGCAGCTCGAACCGTACGTGGGCGGTGTGCCGCTGGTTCTCGTCGATCGCGGGCTGGACTCGACGACCCACGCGCTGGTGCACATCGACACCGCGGCCGGGATCCGGGCCGGGACGCGGCATCTCGTCGACCGGGGTCACCGCCGGATCGGCATGATCGACTGCGAGTGTCTGAGCGCCCCGATGGTCCGGCGCCGCACCTTCCTCGAACTCGTCGGCGAGCACGGGCTGCCCGTCGACGAGGACTGGATCGTCATGGCCGAGCAGTCCCCGGACGGGGGCGCCGCCGCGTTCGAGGCGCTGCACGCCGCGCACCCGGATCTCACGGCCGTGGTCGCCTTCAACGACCTGGTGGCGATCGGCGCGCTCCGCGGCGCCCGCCGGCTCGGCGTCCGCGTACCGGACGACGTCGCGCTGGTCGGCTACGACGGGCTGAGCGTCGTCGATCTGGTCGACCCGCCGCTGACCACGCTCCATCTCGACAAGCGACGGCTGGGCGAACTGGCCATCCGTCAGGTCGACCTGCTTCTGGCGGGCGAGGTGCCGCCCCCCATCGTCCTGACACCGACCCTGCGTGTCCGGGGCACGACGTGA
- a CDS encoding aminoglycoside phosphotransferase family protein, translated as MTMHANQLTVSPETARELVERQFPKWRGLPVRSIASQGTVNAVFRIGDRLAARFPLEAADVEPTRRLLEAEAAAARELAGRTRFPTPEPVALGEPGAGYPLPWSVQTWLPGVVAADEDPGRSRAFARDLADLIGELRAIDTRGRTFAGTGRGGDLRSHDAWMETCFGHSGHLLDVPRLRRVWAALRDLPRGTAEDVMAHCDLIPGNVLVSAGRLTGILDVGGFGPADPSLDLVSAWHLLEAGPRQVLRDHLASDDLAWERGKAWAFVQAMGLVWYYVTSNPAMSRTGRRTLERILADSPLA; from the coding sequence ATGACGATGCACGCGAACCAGCTGACGGTGTCACCTGAGACGGCGCGCGAGTTGGTGGAGCGGCAGTTTCCGAAGTGGCGGGGTCTGCCGGTCAGGAGCATCGCGTCGCAGGGCACGGTCAACGCCGTCTTCCGTATCGGCGATCGGCTCGCGGCCCGATTCCCTCTGGAGGCCGCCGACGTGGAGCCGACACGGCGTCTGCTGGAGGCCGAGGCGGCGGCGGCTCGTGAACTGGCGGGCCGCACGCGGTTCCCCACGCCCGAGCCGGTCGCACTGGGGGAGCCCGGGGCGGGCTACCCGCTCCCGTGGTCGGTGCAGACATGGCTGCCCGGCGTCGTCGCCGCCGACGAGGACCCGGGCCGATCACGCGCGTTCGCCCGCGACCTGGCCGATCTCATCGGCGAGCTGCGCGCGATCGACACCCGTGGCCGCACGTTCGCCGGCACGGGCCGAGGAGGCGATCTGCGGTCCCATGACGCCTGGATGGAGACCTGCTTCGGACACAGCGGGCACCTCCTCGACGTCCCCCGGCTGCGCCGTGTCTGGGCCGCTCTGCGTGACCTGCCGCGAGGCACGGCCGAGGACGTCATGGCCCACTGCGATCTGATCCCCGGCAACGTGCTCGTGTCCGCCGGCCGGCTCACGGGAATCCTCGACGTCGGCGGCTTCGGGCCGGCCGACCCCTCACTGGACCTGGTGAGCGCGTGGCATCTGCTGGAGGCCGGACCGCGCCAGGTGCTCCGGGACCACCTGGCGAGCGACGACCTCGCATGGGAGCGGGGCAAGGCGTGGGCGTTCGTCCAGGCGATGGGGCTGGTCTGGTACTACGTCACCAGCAACCCGGCCATGAGCCGGACGGGTCGGCGAACCTTGGAACGCATTCTGGCCGACAGCCCTCTCGCGTGA
- the sigJ gene encoding RNA polymerase sigma factor SigJ produces METAGTGAEATDGRAGADGTDDLGGWRGAAHVAGERGQLVNVAYRLLGSATEAEDAVQDAYARWYALPGDRQAEILSPGAWLTTVTGRICLDLLGSARARRERYVGAWLPEPLPDRTEWEPAGGDPVGRADPADQIVLDESVTMAFLVVLESMTPAERVAFVLHDVFRYPFAEIAAVLGRTPAACKQLAASARRRLNGERAAVTATGRAEVVRQVKEAWQSKDIAALVALLDPAAVMTADGGGLVGTVLHPVEGGARIARYLLAIADKAPGLELLEHSVNGTPGLVARRDGRVVTVAAFDLADGRVTRVWAVRNPEKLRPWTR; encoded by the coding sequence ATGGAGACTGCCGGGACCGGCGCGGAGGCGACGGACGGAAGGGCCGGAGCGGATGGAACGGACGACCTCGGCGGCTGGCGCGGAGCGGCCCACGTGGCGGGCGAGCGTGGCCAACTCGTCAATGTCGCCTACCGGTTGCTCGGTTCGGCGACCGAGGCCGAGGACGCCGTCCAGGACGCCTACGCCCGCTGGTACGCGCTGCCGGGCGACCGGCAGGCGGAGATTCTGTCCCCCGGCGCATGGCTGACGACGGTGACCGGCCGTATCTGCCTCGACCTGCTCGGCTCGGCGCGAGCCCGCCGGGAACGCTATGTCGGCGCGTGGCTGCCCGAACCGCTGCCCGACCGCACCGAATGGGAGCCCGCCGGCGGTGACCCCGTCGGGCGTGCGGACCCCGCCGACCAGATCGTGCTGGACGAGTCGGTGACCATGGCCTTCCTCGTCGTCCTGGAGTCGATGACGCCCGCCGAGCGGGTGGCGTTCGTCCTGCACGACGTCTTCCGGTATCCCTTCGCCGAGATAGCCGCCGTCCTCGGCCGTACCCCCGCGGCCTGCAAACAGCTCGCGGCCTCCGCCCGGCGGCGGCTGAACGGCGAACGCGCCGCAGTGACGGCGACCGGCCGCGCCGAGGTGGTGCGGCAGGTCAAGGAGGCCTGGCAGAGCAAGGACATCGCGGCCCTCGTCGCCCTCCTCGACCCGGCCGCCGTGATGACCGCCGACGGCGGCGGTCTGGTGGGTACCGTCCTGCACCCGGTCGAGGGCGGCGCGCGCATCGCCCGGTATCTGCTCGCCATCGCCGACAAGGCCCCGGGGCTCGAACTCCTGGAGCACTCGGTCAACGGCACACCGGGCCTGGTGGCCCGGCGTGACGGCCGCGTCGTGACCGTGGCGGCGTTCGACCTCGCCGACGGCCGCGTCACCCGTGTCTGGGCGGTCCGCAACCCGGAGAAACTACGCCCGTGGACGCGGTGA